The Panicum hallii strain FIL2 chromosome 5, PHallii_v3.1, whole genome shotgun sequence genome contains the following window.
ATGGGGTTGGAATTTTTAAAAGCAAGCTTGGCGCTATAGATCATGGCGTCGAGCTCGGTGCCGAGATCTGTGATGTTGAGCTCGGCGCCATGGCCTATGGTGCCACATTTACCGTGTGCCTGTCACCTCGGTGCCATGTATCATGATGCCGAACCCAGGATCCAAACGTAGGAATACTTCGCCCAGAAGTTTAAATGTGAATTTTTTTCACGAAAGGGGTTAAAATGTAAAAAAGACGGTCAGGTTAGCATCGTTGTGGGCCGGGACTGCTGTCGACTGCCTGACAGGTGGGGTGGTGGAATACGGGCTGCGAATACCGTCGGCTGTAGTAGTTACTTCAAGGCCCAGTCAAAGAGGCCGCGTGCTTGCTGGGGCCGAAAAGGCCTGAACACGGGCGATCAGCCCACCCAGCATTACTAGTAAATTAGTAATCATCAGTTTACccaatttgaaaaataaatttATTTTTTAGGGCAAATCACAAGAGCTCTAATATATGGCAGGGTTACAATCGTTCCGAACTGCTTCCGCTAGCCTAATCGGGAAACGGTCCGACCAGAACAAATCAGGGTCCGATTCCGTGGGCAAGCTTGCGCAAACATGAGCCGCCACGTTGCTTTCCCTGTTTACATGCAAAAGTTTGAAGCAACTAAAAACCCTACACAGCTCTCGGATCTCTTGCCAGATACCAACAATCACGCTTCGGCCTCCATCTTCAGAACGTAGCAGGTTCACCAACGGAAGATTGTCAAGCTCCAGAATAACATTTTCATGGCCTTGCTCTCCAACTAGCAATAAGCCGTCTCGTGCTGCTAAAGCTTCCCCCGTTAGCGCATCAGGGACATGCACATACCTCCGTGCCGCCGCCGAGAGAAGACGACCATCCGCGTCTCTGATAACGGCACCTCCTGCCCCAGACGAAGAGGATGGCATGAAGGACGCATCAGTATTCACCTTAACCCATTGCTCCTGCGGTCGTGTCCAACGGCCAGGCACCCTTGTCGGTTTATCTGCCTGAACTTCTAGACACATGAGATCTTCCACCATTGCGGCGACATGCCTTACCGGAGCTCCAGGGCTCCAACGTATTCTGCCATGTCTTCTCGCGTTCCGCCCTGTCCAGAGGGACCAGACCCCACAAATGATGAGAGCTGCATCCTTCTGCGAGTACAAATGAATTGTAGCCGTTGTGTTAGACACGGCAGACATGTGCAGACTACAGTGCATCCATGAAATGTATGGATTCTTAGACGCTCCGGCAGGCTCTCGTGCAAGTAGCGAGCAGGAGACGGCTGCATCAGCAACATGTTCTGCGCTGTGGTCACGCTTTGCCTTCATGCTCAATACTGCCCGGATCTACGAGAGCTCACGCACGTTTTCCTCGAACGGCACGAACCAAACCGATGACCCTGTTCACCCGCGCGCGACGGAGGACACAGGATGCGCGCGCGATCCAATCCAATCGGCTCCGTGGGAGCCTGGGAGGGGAACCTATCCCCAAGGCAGCCACATGCGGCCGCCGTGCCGACCTCGCGGCGGCACTGGTGCGGCATGGCTCCCCACGAACCCGCCGCTCGGATaagccgcgcggcgcggcgcctgGCCGACCGGCGAGACGGCGACACGCCGGGGGCGGGACGATCCCATTTGGGATTAATTAATTTTCAGGAGGAGTAACATGGCAAGTTGATCGGGTggcgcgccgcgcgcgtgtGCGTCACTGTCACCGTCTCCGTCTGCGCTGATCTCGCTGGGTGCCCCTGCCCCCGGCACATGCGCCGCGGATCGATGGGCACGAGccggggggccggcggcgcgggacgGGGGGCCGCCACTGCGTCAGCATTCAATCCGCCCCACCCTTTCCGGCACGAGTCCAGGGATTGGGTCGAGCACCACGGAGCGCCGGATGGATTGGATTTGGATAATCTCGAGTTAGATTTCGGGTCCCTGTCTGTGGCCAGGCCCTTGTCGCCTGGACCTGATCAGGGGCGTAGTTCGCGGCATCTGGTAGTGGTAGCTGTGTAGTACTAGTTTGGTTCTATGATCATCAGTCGATCAGACACGCTCCAATTGTCGGACTTgtttatcaaaaaaaaaaaagtcgCTGACTCCGGGTCTCACTCTCACCATGGTTGGTTAGAATTTTGCACGCGTGAAAACTGTAAACGGCACTGGGAAAGGAGCAGGGGAAGCGGTAGAAACAGCAGCTTCCTGAAACTACTGAAACTTTCTGTACCGAACGTCATCAGAGATTCAGAGCGCAGACCACCGTCTTGACTCCCTGAGCTAAACACTTCTTAAAAAGTTTTAGGTATACGGTTGACAACTTGCTAAAAAAAGCAAGCTTTTGCCCGCACTCTGCAGTTGAGCGCAAGCTGGCCGATTACATGTCTGGTAGCCGTAGACGCCTGCTGCATCCTGGCGTAGGTCAATTGCGACTGGAGGGGCAGATGGACATCAGAACATGCCGAGCGAAACTGGCTAATACTATGCTCCATCTAGGTATCTTAGCCCTGCCTAACACACATGTTCATCAGGTTAATTACGCCCTTAACCCTGAACCGATCACATCCCGATGCAAAACCCACATGAACCAAACTCAGCATTATGCAAAAAGCCTGATGAACCAAACACAACTAATAGGCGTAAAAACGACTTGAAAGCGATGGACTTTTCCCTCCGTGCGATCATCTGTCCTATCACATATTTGTGCTTTTGTCATGAAGCTCATCCTCAAAGCGCAGACCTTTCCTCCATGCAAAAATCGCACAGTACAGATCATGTCCTTTTTTTTGCGGATAATAGTGCCTACCATTTCTTTGATTCTGCGAGTAGTTGTTGATGGTGGGTAGGGCAGCTTGCTCAAAGCAGGTTTCTGTCCAGCCTTTGCAGTTCAGTCCAAGCTGGCATTTTTCTGCGTGTTTGGTAGCCGTGAACCTGCTGCCGCTTGGTTTTGTCAACTGCAACTTGAAGCAGCAGGTGTGTGCAAGTACATGCGGACTGAAAAAAAAAGAGCAGCGCGAATTGCTCTAGCATGTCCGGGGTTCAGTACATGCCTTAGCTGATGGAGAAAATGGGGGCATGTACTTGATTATGAAAACAAGGCAAGGATTTATTTGCAGAGCATCTTGTGAAAACCATGAACTGTATTGCTGTCCTCAACAATGGAAGAAATAAGAATATGTATGTACAGAGTAAGAAGCAAAGAATTAGTACATACACAGTGGCAGTGGGAATTAATTTACATAATGTGTTTATCGTCTTACAGTATAGTATCCTATTTTGAGAACGTCCTGATTCGATTGGCCGAATTCAGGACCTGAAACTCAGCAGGCTCTGAACACTGCAGTTAGACTGAGCTGAAATCTTTGCTCAGTCGCTCACGCGAACGAACTGAAAGAAGGAGAAAAACGAAAAGGAAGCTGCAAGAAATTCAGGGGACCCTCTCTACACTTGGATGAAGGAGTGGCAGGGCACCCCCATTAGCTGCGCCAAGGTGGTCGACCTGAGCTTCCTCTCCTTGACGGCCGGGTCTTCCAGGAGCAGCACCTTGTCCTTGTCCTGGACGCCCACCATGTGCAGGTGCTCGCAGTCGTCCCTCTCCTTGCCCCTGTACAGCAGCCTCTGCTCCCTGGGCCACAGGCCGGTCACCAGCGACAGCATCACCTTCAGGTCGCCTGCATTGGGTAGGGAGCAACCGCAGCTTAGCAACCAGCGCCACGGTTTCCATCAAAGGAAACGGCAATGCAGGGAATGAAGGGCGATGGAACGTACCGAAGGTCGCGGTGGCGTCGATGGAGACGTCGTGCCACTGCCAGCCGGTGGCGACCCTGACCAGGATGTACTCGACGGCCGCCGCGTCCTCCTCGGGCGTCCGCCGCTTCTGCACCAGCATCCCGCCGGGCCGCACCTCCCACTCGATCTTCTCGTGCTCGGCGACCATGGCGCAGATGTCCGCGCCGGCGCTGCTGCCGGCCGTGCTCCTGGACCGGCTCCTGAACAGCCTCCTGGGGCTCGGAATCTTCACCATctccctctgctgctgctgctctcgACCTCCGCTCcctgctctgtctctgtctcgGTCGATCGCTCGCTGGCTGGTTGCTGCCGGCGCCGGGTGCCGGGACTGGCAGCCGGGCCTGGGAATTTAaaaggggagggggggggggggtgggggggggggggagggcgaTGAGGACAAACCGGGAGGAGGTTAAGTTGCGACAGGGGCGGGACGACCACCGTGCGGGCGGGCGGAAATGATTGGCGATTAATTTACGGGTGTTTGTTTAACGCCCCCGAGACCTCCCCGCTGATTGAAAACGGATTAGCTAGGCGAGGTGGCCGCGATGGGGACGACACCTGTTGCTGAGGCGGCGAGAGCGCGGAAAAGGGCTCGGGAGCTGGTGGATTTTCTGAGACTTCTTTTCCGGGTtcgggagggagaggagggttGAATGCGGGGCACGGCAGTCGGCAGCGCGCCGCGGCGGTTGGAGGCGGCAGCACATGGGGGAGGTGGCGGGCGAACACGGTTTCGCCTGCATGGATGGCGGGGCCGGCGGAACCAATCGCCCCCGGCAGTTTGCGGCTTGCGGCTCACTGTTCCGTTGGACACTGCGGCCGTCCGTCTAGCGTTCTAGCTGTAGTAGCATCGTTTTCCTAGCGGCTGTTAGAGTACTGTTCATTCCGAATTGTATTGCCAGCTTACTGATTGATAGGCCTGGAATGGATACATTTATCTGTTTTTAGTTTAAAATTGAAAATACGGTTCCTAGATGATAGACTTGTGGATTTCAGACGACCTTTGAGGCTTTGAGCTGCCACTATGCCGTGGAAATTCAAGTTCGTGGTTATGTTTGGGGAGGTGCCCGGGACTTAGAAAGGAGCCAGAAATAGGATTGCGAAAAAACATAGAGCTACTGAACATCGTGGACGGCCGAAATACGTCTAGGACCATGCGCCCGTGCCGCCGTGCGTAGAACACCGGCATGTGAGCGTGTCCCGAACAGGAGGAGACCGGTCGCGTCAGCTTGTCAGCTGCCCCCCAAATAGCCTTGTGCTCTAGTAGGCTTCTTGCCGAAATGAAACGCACCTGGCTGGAATAATACGACGGCGACCAGATTCAATCCGGATTGCGGCGTCGAGTCATCAGATGAAAAATCGAGAAAACAATCGGTGCGCGacgccacctccaccgccggcgGCGATGATTGCCGCGCCGGACAGCACATGCGAGTGAtccccgcccgcgcgcgcacgaCGGGTACGCAGATTCCGGCCGCCGAGGTGCCGCCACGTCGAGCGACGGCGCCGATTCGGAGCGGGTTTTTTAAGCCTGGCCGGCAGCAGAGGCCTTCCCTCTCCCTTCAATCGGACGATCAGATTCTCACGGTTGTGTCGGGTGCGGAGTGCGGACAAGGGGGGAAGCGAGCAGCTGCTGACGGTGCTCGGAATCGGAGCTCTGATCTGCCCGCCGCGCGTGCAAGCGGATCATGGTTCGGTGCCGGCGTCGGCGGCTTCACGGGAGCGACGCATGCATGCTTTGGACACTGGCGAGTCGGTTGGGGGTAGTTCGGAGGCCTCACAGTTGGCGACGAAGCCTTTTCCGGGGTCTGGTTGGTTGGGGTTTGTACTTTGCAGCGCCTCTGCATCGACCTGGCTCGTGCACGACGCGCAATGCAGCGCTGTCCAAGAAAGGGTTCGCGCTCACGCTAAGGACACAACCCTGAAAAGGTGCTTGTTCCGATCGGCTAGCTGTTCGTTTCCTGGCTTCCAATGACAGACGCTGGGGCTGGGCTAAGCTGTACTGTGCCTAAACCGTGAAGGGACCTCAACTTCAGGGGAGAAGAAGACGGAACAAAGAAGAGAACAATATCCTGAAATAATCAGAATGGCGAGATGTTCTCCTTCTCCCCGCGTTGATGAACGAATAGACTAAGGTACTTCGCTAACGGCACCTTGCATATTCGATGCCCACGAGCATCCATGGCAGCATCCACCGGTAGCTAGCTACCAGCTTGTCTTCACAATAGAGAAAAGGACTGGGAACGCACATACGTTAGCTAATACAATAAAAGGCGGTTAGAGAGAATCGGAGCACAATTGGGCGCCGGTTGTACTGCTTAACTGAGGAGCAGGAATGCTCGTCACCAATTGCATGCCGCTGACAAAATGAGGAGCAGGAATGCTCGTCGGCTGTACTGCTGAACTGCGGGGCTCATGAATTCCTGATCTGACTAGAGAATGGAAGGTTCTTTGTTGGAATGCCAGAGGTTTAAATTCTGACAAGAAATGGACTTCTGTCAGAGATAAAATCATTGAAAGCCAATGTGATGTTCTCTGCATTCAGAAAACTAAACGTGAGAATTTTGATAATGGCTTTATTAGAAAATTTTGTCCACCTGCTTTTGATCAGTATCTTTTTCTACCATCTGTTGGTGCCTCGGGTGGAATTATTACCATTTGGAAATCTTCTCTCCTTGAGGGGAATTTGGTCTATCAGAATGAGTTTGCTATCACAGTGAACTTTAGATCAAACCTTAATAATGAGGAATGGATGCTTACAAACATATATGCCCCTTGTACCacagaggggaaaagagagtTTGCCCATTGGTTAAAAAATATTCAAATGCCTGACCATGTGGATTGGTTGCTTGTTGAGGATTTTAATCTCATGCGTAGTCCTGGAAACAGAAATAAACATGGTGGAGATATTTCTGAGATGTTTATTTTTAATGAAGCCATTAGTGCTTTAAGATTGGTTGAGCTGCCTTTATAGGGGAGAAAATACACTTGGACTAATAAGCAGGACATTCCTTTACTTGAGAGATTGAACCGGTACTTTATATCAAACTCTTGGACATTGTCTTATCCAAATACACCAGTATGGCCCATGGTTATGGAGACCTCAGGTCCCATAACCATGGTTATGGAGACCTCAGGTCCCATAACCATGTATAATCAAAATTGCAACAGAGGTACCTAGCAGCAAGATTTTCAGGTTTGAGAATTATTGGAAGGAACATGAAGTCTTTATGGCAGTAGTTCAACATGGATGGAATGTGCCCACTAATCAAACTGACAAAGCAAAAATCATTTCGGCAAAATTCAAGAATCTTAGAAGAGTTTTAAAGGCTTGGCAGTCACAAATGTCCAATCTGAAGACAAACATAGCAAATGTCAAGCTGACACTGTCCTTTCTTGAACTGCTAGAAGaatgcagggacctttctattCAGGAGTGGAATTTCAAAGAGGCCCTGATTGATAAACTTATTTCTGTGCTAAAGCAACAGAAAATATATTGGAAGCAAAGAGCAGCAATCAAGTGGGTGAGGTTTGGTGATGAGGGCACTAAGTTTTTCCATGCAAATGCAACCTTGAGGCACAGAAAAAACCTGATCACGCTCTGGAAGATACTAATGGGGTGCTACAAGCTAATCATCATGTAAAGGCTGGGATTCTTTGGGAGGCATACAAAGACAGGTTGGGCATTTCTGCATTTCAAAACATGATGTTTGACTTGAGTAGCTTCTTCACAGACCAACCTGATCTATCTATGTTGGAAGCGCCTTTTAGTCAGGAAGAAATTGATCAGGTGGTAGCCCACCTGCCTCCTGGTAAATTCCCAGGGCCAGATGGGTTCAATACAGACTTCATCAAGAAATGCTGATCTATAATTAAGTATGGCTTTTATGCCTTATGCCAAGCTTTTTTCACTGGGGAAGTCTGCTTACAGAGCATTAATGGCTCATATATCACCCTGATTCCTAAGATGGATGGACCAACCAAAGTCTCAGATTTCAGACCAATGTCACTACTAAATATATCGGTCAAAATAATTACAAAGCTCTTGGCCAACAGGTTGTAGAGAATCATAATCTCATTGATCCACAAAAACCAATATGGCTTCATTCAGAGTAGAACCATACAAGATTATCTAGCATGGGCATTTGAGTACCTACATCTCTGCCACACCTCAAAGAAAGAAATTATCATTCTCAAACTTGACTTTGAGAAATCATTTGACAAGATAGAACATCAGGCCATGTTAGAGATTATGAAACATAAAGGCTTTGGAGACCTGTGGCTATCTTGGATGAAACTGATCTTCTCAACTGGAACTTCATCAATCTTGCTCAATGGGGTCCCTGGAAGAACATTCCATTGCAGAAGGGGTGTAAGACAGAGGGATTCTCTATCCCCACTTCTCTTTGTGCTTGCTGCTGACTTATTGCAAACAATCCTGAACAATGCCAAGGATCTCCAGGAGTTATCCGTACCCATCCCTCTCACATACAACCAAGACTTCCCAATTTTACAATATGCTGATGATACACTGATTATCATGGAAGGATGCCCAGAACAGTTACTGCATCTGAAATCCCTCTTGCAAACATATGATGTCTCCACTGGTCTGGAGGTCAATTATTCTAAGTCTATGATGGTGCCTATCAACATCACTGAACAAAGATACACTTTCCTCTCTGACTTTTGGCTGCTCTATTGGACAGTTGCCTTTTACTTATCTGGGGTTGCCCCTTTGGATTCACTAAATCAAGAGTGGAGGACTTCATGCCTCTGGTTTCTAGATGTGAGACAAGGTTGGTCAGCACATCAACTTTTTTATCACAGGCAGGTCGACTGCAAATGACAAATGCAGTCTTCACTTCCCTTCCAATGTTCTCCCTATGCACTTTCCTCATGCATAAGACAGTCATCAAGCAAATAGACAAGTATAGAAAGCACTGTCTctggagaagggaggaggggggggggggggggtatcaATGCCAAAAACCCACCTAAAGCAGCCTGGGAGATGGTGTGCCTCCCAAAGTCTGACTGGCGGTCTTAAGACTTAAGACTCAAAATGAAGCACTTCTCCTGAAATACTTGCATAAATTCTTTAACAAAGCTGATGTACCATGGTCCATTTAGTCTGGGAAAAACATTACACTAATGGAACGCTACCTGATCACATTAAAAGGGGCTCTTTCTGGTGGAGAGATATTCTGAAACTTCTAGACACATTCAAGGGGTTAGCTTCAGTCTCCTTACAGAATGGTAGATCATGCAACATGTGGACTGATTTGTGGGGGTCCCTAGTGCCTTGTCAGGCTTTCCCTGAGTTGTTTTCCTTTGCCAAAAGGAAATCTATTAGTGTTCAAAAGGCTAAGGAAATTGAGAGCCTTGAACAACCTTTTCATTTACCACTATCAACACAAGATTTTCAGCAGCTCAATGACCTTCTTGAAGCACTGGAACAGCATGCAAATGCTGACGAAATGCTGATGATCATGATGTCTCAGCTCACCTTTCTGCGCCTCCAACTTGGTCGGGTGGGTccgggcatcggaagggcacggagtcctccaagctacccggctcagcccacctttctgcgctTTCAACTTGGTTGGGCGGGCTCGGGTATCGGAtgggcacggagtcctccaagctacccgaccCCAGCCCGCTTTTCTGCGCCATCAACCCGACAACCTGTCGGATCTAGAACTGTTCCAGAAAGGCAGGACCCTCGATTCCTTGATGACTACTTCGCCCTCGCGAGCGCACTCAGCGACCCGCcgccgactacttcgactacacaaCTAGTCGGGAGCGGGACTCACTCCACCGGTGACCGGTTGGAATTGATTCCAAATAGTAGggtttcatcaacaaaccatcgcgGCTCCATCAACAAACGATACGGCTTCGTCGGCAATTACCCACGAATCAAGATCGACAATTATCCACGCTCGTCTGGATTCTACGCTCGGGGGCTGAGCGCAACAAGGCGGTTGCCCACGTGAAGACTGAAACCTGATTCAAGAAGGTTTTacggagatctttagggaacttatttaacttgagttttatctcaaaacaaggggttttttccaaagaattcattcaaccacTCGGTTAGGGAATCAAGGAATTTACCTAAAATAGGGCTTGTTCGTTCATCCTTATTTCAACGCCGTACGAACTGTCCTACCCCGCCCAAGcaattccttcgggctaaccgagaaaTCTTCGCATGGCGATATACAACTTGTCTTGGTCCGCCCAAGGAATTCTTTCGAGCTAACCGAGTCATCTTCGCATGCCGACCACTTTCGTAACAATGCATGTGAAGGATTTCACCGTcacttccttcgggccaaccgagacatcttcgaatggcaacatacgacttgtcttggcccggccaaggaactgatcaagatCAAGTGAAGGACCTCAGCgtcacttcctttgggccaaccgagacatcgtCGCATGGTAACATTCGACTTGTCTTGCCCACGTGAAGGACCTCGTCATCAATTTCTTCGGGGCAACTGTGACgttttcgcatggcaacatgtgaattctcatgaTCCGCCAAGGAATTGACTGAAGCTACCAGCAAGATTTACTTCTCCCTTGCTAATtgacttccagtcaccttcacatACTGTCattactactccgtttactggttcacggcTAGTACCACGtggagtttactgaaggggcctcgctcccatactatCAGTACTattccgtttactggttcacaacTGGTACTACATAGAGTTTAttgcatgggcctcgctcccatacttccagtaacaatcagattactagtttccgactagtactacgtagagtttactgcatgggcctcgctcccatacttccagtacaactccgtttactagttcacgactgttattacgtgcaagtttactgaaggggcctcgctcccatactggAAGTAACGattagattactagtttccgactagtgttctatgttactgaaggtgCCTCGCTCCTAAACTTCCAGTAGTATtccatttactggttcacgactggtactgcATATGCATAGAGTTTACTGTATGGGCATCGCTCCTATACTGCCAGTACTACTCCTTTTACTGGTtaacgactggtactacgtggagtttacagtatgggcctcgctcccatacctccagtactactccgtttactggttcacgactggtaccacgtgtagtttactgcaaGGGTATCGGTCCCATGCTAccagtactactctgtttactagtttatgactgtattacgtggagtttactgcatgggcttcactcccacacttccagtaggGCCAGATTACTCGTTCTCGAATGGTACTCTATGCTAccgaaggggtctcgctccaataacactgcgtttactagttcccgactagttttacgcgtgttcaactacttcgactactcatctcgtcaacaaaactagtcggaattgactccgactagtcggcttcatcgactgTTCAAGATCCAACGGCAATTTGACCAATGCCTAGGCTCGGGGTTggcgccaccgactactaggtgtATCTTGTGCGACTaatctagctcccaggctcgggggctggatacgaTACGGCTCTCAACgaacaaggtttgatttgagcggtaatttagggcgtTTTTTGATaatttatttgtttaaccattttttcagggaagtCGTTCCGGAAAAAGcggttttcaaatttctgaaccagtttgcccatctgaaccatcaaatctttattgtcatatattgcatgacacgattctttggatctttTATTCAAAATCtcgaggatttggattcaaggttcgGGGGCTACAGGGACATGTGTCATCAGcgatttatttttcaaatcttttgtaAGATAGGGacggaagactcaagactaaattgaccctcagcctgattctacgagtcaacctaaggttcgggggctactccatttcaatcgcaccctatataaaagaagacttgataaCTACtcgggcatgagcacctcacagccttgatgcagccaaggaagtactgggaagacaccttcaagatggagtttg
Protein-coding sequences here:
- the LOC112894250 gene encoding BAG family molecular chaperone regulator 2-like; this translates as MVKIPSPRRLFRSRSRSTAGSSAGADICAMVAEHEKIEWEVRPGGMLVQKRRTPEEDAAAVEYILVRVATGWQWHDVSIDATATFGDLKVMLSLVTGLWPREQRLLYRGKERDDCEHLHMVGVQDKDKVLLLEDPAVKERKLRSTTLAQLMGVPCHSFIQV